A single Candidatus Rubidus massiliensis DNA region contains:
- a CDS encoding chorismate mutase, producing MKNKATFLLTLCLCLQTNLFATHEKKLSDFYEIAKEKCQDIPSIRKEMDRINEEIILLLTERTAFVKRAGDLKSKTTKVADDRVRVQEQEEKIILQSILHDLPIEISVPVFREIMEHSIRFQQDYIDRNYKQY from the coding sequence ATGAAAAATAAAGCGACTTTTTTACTTACCCTTTGTCTTTGTCTTCAAACTAACCTTTTTGCTACGCATGAAAAAAAACTCTCCGATTTTTATGAGATAGCTAAAGAAAAGTGTCAAGATATACCCTCGATTAGAAAAGAGATGGATCGCATTAATGAAGAAATTATTCTTTTGTTAACTGAACGAACAGCTTTTGTAAAAAGAGCCGGAGATCTTAAATCCAAAACAACTAAAGTGGCAGATGATCGAGTAAGAGTGCAAGAGCAAGAAGAAAAAATTATTCTTCAATCCATTCTGCATGATCTTCCGATCGAAATAAGTGTGCCAGTTTTTCGAGAAATTATGGAACATTCTATTCGATTTCAACAAGATTACATCGATCGAAATTATAAACAATATTAA